The Brasilonema sennae CENA114 genome includes a region encoding these proteins:
- a CDS encoding DUF445 domain-containing protein — translation MDWSHLWLYVSPPIVGGIIGYFTNDIAIKMLFRPYRAIYIGGRKIPFTPGLIPRNQERLAKNVSDTIMGSLLTPQELQKLARRLLQTERIQGAILWILRLAIDQLKSDKEQKTAKILSGILRDLLGESLPRLLKVLARREDFLEAQVNQIFDQILLDFQLTDEQATRLGDWLLQVVIPPDILRLAVIDFLTDRTIQTIDESFREKTSGTYWVVANLFGLRNTLTRLRTYCLDEKDATNTRLQELIQQLQLRDRLKQLLQSFSLESLPIGTVRQLRKTTRETVRNYAQTRGSDLLQGLGSSVDWENVAMLLVNRLSSSPVVNASLEVVSKELALVLERYFEKDLEAIVAQAIPILAIDQVIVDRVKSTSPADLEAAIEGIVKNELQAIVNLGGILGFVVGLVQTTFLLFAQ, via the coding sequence TTGGATTGGTCTCATCTTTGGCTTTATGTCTCTCCCCCAATAGTGGGTGGAATTATTGGCTACTTCACTAACGATATAGCCATCAAAATGTTATTTCGTCCCTACCGTGCAATTTACATCGGTGGACGAAAGATACCTTTTACACCTGGATTGATTCCCCGCAACCAAGAACGGCTTGCTAAGAATGTCTCAGATACGATTATGGGGTCGCTACTGACACCCCAAGAGTTGCAAAAACTAGCGCGGCGATTGTTGCAAACAGAACGCATCCAAGGAGCAATTCTCTGGATCTTGCGACTGGCAATTGACCAACTAAAATCCGATAAAGAGCAGAAAACTGCTAAAATATTGTCGGGAATTTTACGGGATTTGTTAGGGGAATCCTTACCGCGTCTTTTGAAGGTGTTGGCGCGGCGGGAAGACTTTTTAGAGGCGCAAGTTAATCAAATTTTTGACCAGATATTACTGGACTTTCAATTAACCGACGAACAAGCCACTCGTCTGGGTGATTGGTTGTTACAGGTTGTCATACCGCCGGACATTTTGCGACTAGCAGTTATTGACTTTTTGACGGATCGCACGATTCAAACTATTGACGAAAGTTTTCGGGAAAAAACCAGCGGTACTTATTGGGTTGTGGCAAATCTGTTTGGTTTACGCAATACTTTGACGCGCCTACGGACTTACTGCTTGGATGAGAAAGATGCTACCAATACTCGCTTGCAGGAATTGATTCAACAGTTACAGCTGCGGGATCGCCTTAAGCAACTTCTACAAAGTTTTTCTTTGGAAAGTTTACCAATAGGTACAGTACGACAGCTGCGAAAGACGACACGCGAAACTGTCCGTAATTACGCGCAAACGCGTGGTAGTGACTTACTCCAAGGATTAGGTAGTTCCGTTGACTGGGAAAATGTCGCTATGTTGCTGGTGAATCGCCTCAGTTCCTCTCCTGTTGTGAATGCTTCACTCGAAGTAGTCAGTAAAGAACTGGCTCTTGTTTTAGAGCGGTATTTTGAGAAAGACTTGGAAGCAATTGTAGCTCAGGCAATTCCCATTTTGGCAATTGACCAAGTGATTGTTGACCGCGTGAAATCAACTTCACCTGCTGATTTAGAAGCAGCAATAGAAGGGATTGTTAAAAATGAGTTGCAGGCAATTGTGAATTTGGGCGGCATTTTAGGCTTTGTTGTTGGATTGGTGCAAACAACGTTTTTGTTATTTGCTCAATAG
- a CDS encoding acyltransferase: MTVQELEQQLDIDQLSTTSPTIWSRTIELAITSLMGWVPRPVGVLLRRLSYRPIFARMGRGVYIHTGVELLGGCSIEVGDYVKILRDVFFDMRAPNSLLRIGNKVCIDRGVDIKATVCDCLIDIGDGSYLGPYVCMAGPGHIKIGKECLIASHTSIYANNHREHGLSREGIEIQDKCWIGSGVRILDGVTIGKGSVIGAGAVVNKDIPPFSIAVGVPAKVIKASKGNGTA, translated from the coding sequence ATGACAGTTCAAGAACTTGAGCAACAACTTGATATTGACCAATTGTCTACTACGTCACCTACAATTTGGTCACGCACCATAGAGTTGGCCATAACTAGTCTCATGGGATGGGTTCCTCGTCCCGTTGGTGTTCTATTGCGGCGGCTATCTTATCGTCCAATATTTGCTCGCATGGGTCGAGGAGTTTACATTCACACAGGAGTTGAGCTTCTTGGAGGCTGTTCGATTGAAGTTGGTGATTATGTTAAAATTCTGCGAGACGTATTCTTTGATATGAGAGCGCCAAATAGCTTGTTACGTATTGGTAATAAGGTTTGTATTGATCGCGGTGTTGATATCAAAGCGACTGTTTGTGATTGTCTGATTGATATTGGTGATGGTTCCTATTTAGGTCCCTACGTTTGTATGGCTGGTCCTGGTCATATAAAAATTGGTAAGGAATGTCTGATTGCATCTCATACAAGCATTTACGCTAACAATCATAGAGAGCATGGATTAAGCCGTGAAGGGATTGAAATTCAAGACAAATGTTGGATAGGTTCTGGAGTTAGAATTTTAGATGGAGTGACTATTGGTAAAGGAAGCGTCATCGGTGCTGGAGCAGTTGTTAACAAAGATATTCCTCCTTTTTCCATAGCTGTTGGAGTACCAGCAAAAGTCATTAAAGCTAGTAAGGGAAATGGCACTGCTTGA
- a CDS encoding VanZ family protein, with translation MILVIFSILVVLIATLFPFNFSFPDSLSPQLILASFDNTSSFGDLVNNILLFMPLGFGLTALSQRKMMKLMSVFLIVILISAGLSSIVEFLQVFLPSRTPTPTDIVNNTTGGFVGIICFYLWHSQHFIYIWSRVENSRVGNSITKITLLFSGYILLSFLISILWQNSIELSNWSLNYPLMLGNEQTGNRPWQGYISEMHIADKAIAKSDISRLLNSENDFDTIRNYLIASYQLINNTSYQDRTGQLPELSPQGQLPNIADEKGVALSSSHWLKTRTPATYLNKRIRESSQFTIMTTVATADRVQTGPARILSISSSTLHRNLTLGQQETNLDLRIRTPITGANAADLKFSVPNFFTDTNPHKIVITYSQANIQVYIDKLQNFYSFNLLELVPKEQKIFYYALTFIPLGICLTLLTIRKNKKLSFYRFLLFSGILLPSLIVERILVINTGKSISLKNILLGMFFTGVTMLILRLRASALLKKKP, from the coding sequence ATGATTCTAGTCATTTTTAGTATATTAGTAGTGCTCATAGCTACACTTTTTCCCTTTAATTTTTCTTTTCCAGACAGTCTTTCTCCACAATTAATTTTAGCCAGTTTCGACAATACGAGTTCTTTTGGAGACTTGGTAAACAATATTTTATTGTTTATGCCTTTAGGTTTCGGTTTAACTGCTCTTTCGCAGAGAAAAATGATGAAATTGATGAGTGTATTTTTAATAGTGATACTCATCAGCGCTGGCTTATCATCAATAGTTGAATTTCTGCAAGTTTTTCTACCTTCAAGAACACCTACACCTACAGATATTGTCAACAATACTACAGGTGGATTCGTAGGTATAATTTGCTTTTATCTGTGGCATTCACAACACTTTATATACATCTGGTCGCGTGTAGAAAACAGTAGAGTTGGCAACTCTATTACAAAGATAACGTTATTGTTTAGTGGATATATACTTCTTTCATTTCTGATTTCCATTCTCTGGCAAAATTCGATAGAGCTAAGTAATTGGAGTCTGAATTATCCGCTAATGCTTGGTAATGAGCAAACAGGTAATAGACCTTGGCAAGGCTATATTTCAGAAATGCATATTGCTGATAAAGCAATTGCTAAAAGTGATATATCACGATTATTGAATAGTGAAAATGACTTTGACACTATTAGAAATTATCTGATAGCTTCCTATCAGTTAATCAATAACACAAGTTATCAAGATCGTACTGGGCAACTTCCTGAACTCTCGCCGCAAGGACAGTTACCAAATATTGCAGATGAGAAAGGTGTTGCCTTAAGTTCGAGCCATTGGCTAAAAACAAGAACTCCTGCTACCTATTTGAACAAAAGGATACGTGAATCCTCTCAATTTACAATAATGACTACTGTTGCTACCGCTGATAGAGTTCAGACTGGACCTGCGCGCATTCTTTCAATTTCAAGTAGTACTCTTCATCGTAATTTAACCCTAGGACAGCAAGAAACTAACCTGGACTTGCGGATACGAACACCAATAACTGGAGCAAACGCGGCAGATTTAAAGTTCAGTGTACCTAATTTTTTTACAGATACTAATCCCCATAAAATAGTCATCACTTACTCTCAAGCAAATATCCAAGTATATATAGACAAATTACAGAATTTTTATTCTTTTAATTTACTAGAATTAGTTCCAAAAGAACAGAAGATATTTTACTATGCGTTAACTTTTATCCCTTTAGGAATTTGCCTAACACTCCTTACTATTCGGAAAAATAAAAAGTTAAGTTTTTATAGGTTTTTACTCTTTAGTGGGATATTACTACCTTCTCTAATAGTGGAAAGAATTTTGGTAATTAATACTGGCAAGAGTATCAGTTTAAAAAATATATTGCTTGGTATGTTCTTTACAGGTGTAACTATGCTGATATTAAGATTACGGGCTTCAGCATTGCTTAAAAAGAAGCCTTAA
- a CDS encoding RNA polymerase sigma factor, RpoD/SigA family: MKNLSPKSIKVSDKNEKYLSTADLVHIYLLEIGRTPLLTDEQEKDFGKQVQQMMALLAAKEKLALQLKRQPTQIEWAENINISEDSLVQQLQQGHQAKQKMIEANLRLVVSIAKKYQRRNLEFLDLIQEGSLGLERGVEKFDPSRGYKFSTYAYWWIRQAMTRAIAQQGRTIRLPIHVTEKLNKIKLIQRELAQKLGRIPTATDIAQALSLDPNEIRDYLLLARRPVSLELRVGLEKDTELQDMLEDDGLSPELYTEQKFIQQNLQNLLSKLTPQQREILTLRFGLTDGKELSLVQIGQCMGISRERVRQLEQQALGILRRHKDKINSYLTS, from the coding sequence ATGAAAAACCTATCTCCTAAATCTATCAAAGTAAGCGATAAAAATGAAAAATATTTATCTACTGCTGATCTGGTGCATATCTATCTTCTTGAAATTGGACGTACACCTTTGTTAACTGATGAGCAAGAAAAAGATTTTGGCAAGCAAGTCCAACAAATGATGGCTTTACTTGCTGCCAAAGAAAAATTAGCTCTTCAATTAAAGCGTCAACCAACACAAATAGAATGGGCTGAAAATATAAATATTAGTGAAGACTCATTAGTCCAACAACTCCAGCAAGGACATCAAGCCAAGCAGAAAATGATTGAGGCTAATTTACGGCTTGTAGTATCTATTGCCAAGAAATATCAAAGACGTAACCTAGAATTTCTCGACTTAATTCAAGAAGGAAGTTTGGGTTTAGAGCGAGGGGTTGAGAAATTTGATCCTAGCAGAGGATACAAGTTTTCAACTTACGCCTATTGGTGGATTCGTCAGGCAATGACACGGGCTATCGCCCAACAAGGACGCACTATCCGCTTGCCTATCCATGTTACTGAAAAATTAAATAAAATCAAACTTATTCAACGTGAATTAGCTCAAAAATTAGGTCGTATTCCCACCGCTACTGATATCGCCCAAGCACTATCTCTAGATCCTAACGAAATTCGAGATTATTTACTCTTAGCACGTCGCCCTGTCTCTTTGGAATTGCGAGTTGGCTTAGAAAAAGATACAGAATTACAGGATATGTTGGAGGATGACGGACTCTCTCCCGAATTATACACTGAGCAGAAATTTATCCAACAAAACCTTCAAAATTTATTGTCAAAACTAACTCCTCAGCAACGGGAAATATTAACTTTACGTTTTGGTTTAACAGATGGAAAAGAACTGTCTTTAGTACAGATTGGTCAATGCATGGGTATCAGTCGAGAACGAGTGCGACAACTAGAGCAACAAGCTTTGGGTATCTTACGACGACATAAAGATAAGATAAACAGCTATCTAACTAGTTAA
- the lepB gene encoding signal peptidase I has translation MSHIPQQKKEKQENVFIEGIKTVGLSLVLAFGIRTFIAEARYIPSGSMEPTLQINDRLIIDKVSYDFTSPQRDDIVVFNPTETLQSENFHDAFIKRIIGLPGEKVEVKNGLVYINGSPLKENYIEAKPDYKWGSAIVPNNSYLVLGDNRNNSYDSHYWGFVPRNKIVGRAIVRFYPLNRIGFIN, from the coding sequence ATGTCTCATATTCCTCAACAAAAAAAAGAAAAACAAGAAAATGTTTTTATAGAAGGAATAAAAACTGTTGGTTTAAGCCTAGTTCTTGCCTTTGGTATTCGCACCTTTATTGCTGAAGCTCGTTATATTCCTTCTGGTTCTATGGAGCCAACACTCCAGATTAATGATCGCTTAATCATCGATAAAGTTAGCTATGACTTTACCTCACCTCAGCGAGATGATATTGTTGTTTTTAATCCAACCGAAACACTACAATCTGAAAATTTTCACGACGCTTTCATTAAACGTATAATTGGCTTGCCAGGAGAGAAAGTGGAAGTTAAAAATGGACTAGTTTATATTAATGGCTCGCCTTTAAAAGAAAATTATATTGAAGCTAAACCAGACTATAAATGGGGTTCTGCCATTGTACCAAATAATTCTTATCTAGTTTTAGGAGACAATCGCAATAATAGCTATGACAGTCACTATTGGGGTTTTGTCCCCCGTAATAAAATCGTAGGTCGAGCAATTGTTCGCTTTTATCCACTCAACAGAATTGGATTTATCAATTAA
- the glmM gene encoding phosphoglucosamine mutase produces the protein MVSYITRTQGTASENSTTNVDESEKKLNEGGFGLNLTSLVGTPLFGTDGIRGRVGDLLGAPLALQVGFWAGTVLRSHASNPGPVILGQDSRNSSDMLAMSLSAGLTAAGLEVWHLGLCPTPCVAYLTSVTDAIGGVMISASHNPPEDNGIKFFGADGMKLSQALQTEVEAGVRGMASANCNHCGRYYSRLDLVGSYVEALKKPLHGVMNFQGMKIVLDLAWGAVVGLAPSVFQEMGAQVIYLHNEPDGDRINVNCGSTHLGILQAAVQEHNADLGFAFDGDADRVLAVDNTGRQVNGDYILYLWGQNLKQNQQLPNDLIVSTVMANLGFEKAWKQVGGQFIRTAVGDQYVQAQMLRTGGMLGGEQSGHILCRHYGMTGDGLLTALHVAALVKQAGVPLSEMVTQSFQTYPQLLQNVRVEDKAKRLGWKECEPLQQAIACAEAAMGDSGRVLVRASGTEPLIRVMVEAEAAELVNYWTNELVMQVQQHLVT, from the coding sequence ATGGTTTCATACATAACTCGAACTCAAGGTACTGCTTCAGAAAATTCAACAACTAATGTTGATGAATCGGAAAAGAAACTTAATGAGGGCGGTTTTGGGTTGAACTTAACATCACTTGTGGGTACACCCCTGTTTGGTACAGATGGTATTCGGGGACGAGTGGGAGACTTGCTGGGTGCACCCCTAGCATTGCAAGTAGGCTTTTGGGCAGGTACTGTTTTGCGTAGTCATGCTTCCAACCCAGGACCAGTCATCCTCGGCCAAGACTCCAGAAACTCCAGCGATATGCTGGCGATGTCCTTGAGTGCAGGGTTAACAGCAGCAGGATTAGAAGTTTGGCATTTGGGGCTATGTCCTACCCCTTGCGTTGCATATCTTACCAGCGTCACCGATGCTATCGGTGGGGTGATGATTTCTGCTAGCCACAACCCGCCAGAAGACAACGGCATTAAATTTTTTGGCGCGGATGGGATGAAGCTGTCCCAAGCTTTGCAAACGGAAGTAGAAGCAGGAGTGCGTGGTATGGCTTCTGCAAACTGTAATCATTGCGGACGGTATTACTCGCGCTTGGACTTAGTGGGAAGTTATGTTGAAGCATTGAAAAAACCCCTGCACGGTGTCATGAATTTTCAAGGCATGAAAATTGTTTTAGACTTGGCATGGGGAGCAGTTGTTGGTCTAGCACCATCGGTATTTCAGGAGATGGGGGCCCAAGTCATCTACTTACATAACGAACCAGATGGCGATCGCATCAACGTCAACTGCGGTTCCACTCACCTAGGAATTCTCCAAGCCGCCGTCCAAGAACACAATGCTGACTTAGGCTTTGCTTTTGATGGTGACGCAGATCGGGTTTTGGCTGTAGATAACACGGGAAGACAAGTCAATGGCGATTACATCCTCTACCTCTGGGGACAAAACCTAAAGCAAAACCAACAACTGCCAAATGACCTCATTGTTTCCACTGTTATGGCAAACTTAGGTTTTGAGAAAGCATGGAAGCAAGTCGGTGGGCAATTTATTCGCACAGCAGTTGGTGATCAGTACGTCCAAGCCCAAATGCTGCGGACTGGAGGAATGCTTGGGGGTGAACAATCGGGTCATATCCTCTGCCGTCACTATGGTATGACTGGAGATGGCTTGTTAACAGCCTTACATGTAGCAGCGTTGGTGAAACAAGCTGGCGTTCCCCTATCGGAAATGGTGACTCAAAGCTTTCAAACCTATCCGCAACTGTTGCAAAATGTTCGAGTGGAAGACAAAGCTAAGCGTTTGGGATGGAAAGAATGTGAACCCTTGCAACAGGCGATCGCCTGCGCCGAAGCAGCAATGGGAGATTCTGGCAGAGTTTTAGTCCGCGCCTCTGGTACAGAGCCACTCATCCGAGTTATGGTAGAAGCCGAAGCTGCTGAACTCGTCAACTACTGGACAAATGAATTGGTGATGCAGGTTCAACAGCACTTGGTTACGTGA
- a CDS encoding acyltransferase family protein, with protein MTKTTNEPKIRLSFLDGMRGLAALYVVSCHILPHLGENLPLWIMLPTKLMRYGSFSVAVFIVLSGYCLMLPVTRSQTGYIPGNLLDYFKRRARRILPPFYAAVILCCLLAVVILSLERFTTFQWYEMKFDWFSPRFSFVDVILHFLVIYNFVPGTDVYVMNVPLWSVALEWQIYFLFPLVFLPVLRRWGLLSVIALAFLIGLTPHYLLNGYMDVSRPWFVGSFTIGMAAAEIAFSQKPQLVKLRKSLPWGRLATIFAGIAVITEWKKFGIDAWIFETFASIAAACLIIYCTKIVILRKTPPLVMQLLEHPWAIALSTFSYSLYLTHGPVETLVNHWLVTLKMSPVVFAVTLYLLSVGSSLLVGYLFYLVFERPFTSNFLKEHKLKNSTN; from the coding sequence ATGACGAAGACAACTAATGAACCAAAAATCCGTCTTTCTTTCTTAGATGGTATGCGTGGTTTAGCTGCATTATATGTCGTATCTTGTCACATTTTACCGCATCTAGGGGAGAACTTACCTTTGTGGATAATGTTGCCAACAAAACTCATGAGATATGGTTCTTTTAGTGTTGCAGTTTTCATTGTACTTTCTGGCTACTGTTTAATGCTGCCAGTCACTCGCTCTCAAACAGGTTATATTCCCGGAAACTTATTGGATTACTTTAAAAGAAGAGCGCGAAGAATTTTACCACCTTTTTACGCAGCAGTTATTTTATGTTGCTTATTAGCTGTGGTCATATTAAGTTTAGAGAGATTTACTACTTTCCAATGGTATGAAATGAAATTCGACTGGTTCTCTCCTCGATTTTCTTTTGTAGATGTGATTTTGCACTTTCTAGTCATTTACAATTTTGTTCCAGGAACGGATGTTTATGTAATGAATGTGCCATTATGGAGTGTCGCTTTAGAATGGCAGATTTACTTTTTATTTCCTCTGGTTTTTCTTCCTGTATTACGGCGTTGGGGTTTGTTGTCAGTTATTGCACTCGCTTTTTTAATTGGGCTAACACCTCACTATTTATTGAATGGTTATATGGATGTTAGCCGTCCTTGGTTTGTGGGTTCATTTACTATCGGAATGGCTGCAGCCGAGATTGCATTTTCGCAAAAGCCACAACTGGTGAAACTCAGAAAATCTTTACCTTGGGGTAGACTTGCTACAATTTTTGCTGGTATTGCTGTCATCACTGAGTGGAAGAAATTCGGAATTGATGCTTGGATTTTCGAGACTTTTGCTAGTATAGCGGCTGCTTGTTTGATAATTTATTGCACAAAAATTGTGATTTTGCGCAAAACGCCACCTTTAGTTATGCAGCTACTTGAGCATCCTTGGGCGATCGCACTCTCAACTTTTTCTTACAGTCTCTATCTGACTCACGGACCAGTAGAAACATTAGTGAACCACTGGCTTGTTACCCTAAAAATGTCTCCAGTGGTGTTCGCAGTAACATTGTATCTATTGAGTGTAGGAAGTTCGTTACTTGTTGGTTATTTATTTTATTTAGTTTTTGAGCGACCATTCACATCCAATTTCTTAAAAGAACACAAACTGAAAAATTCAACAAACTGA
- a CDS encoding response regulator: MDNQTPELDKIRHPLLSIEKPKKQKILVVDDEQDNLDLLYRTFRRDFHVLKADSGMKALQILATEGEVAVIISDQRMPQMKGTEFLSKTVPQFPDTLRIILTGFTDVQDLVEAINTGQVYKFITKPWDPGQLKAVVQQAAQTYDLLKQRTEELQRAHAQIALLSVLVQVTQEYTCLETTLNSIARAFGENFATHNCILQLVKGNTLAANQGSYSTTGKVKNWLAQDPLTIEAISPRLDAQRIVTHEMQISLNVLNDEKLLGVADYCDNKVQAHLVIPITYCQEVLAVLSLQWQEPQTLSEDELKFLDLSAEVIAIALRAVSAHDEAPAGSATIGYE; the protein is encoded by the coding sequence ATGGATAATCAAACTCCTGAACTGGATAAGATTCGCCATCCATTATTGAGTATAGAAAAACCAAAAAAGCAAAAAATTTTGGTAGTTGATGACGAACAAGATAATCTCGATTTACTTTACCGCACCTTCCGCCGCGACTTTCATGTCTTGAAAGCAGACAGTGGTATGAAGGCTCTGCAAATCTTAGCAACTGAAGGGGAAGTAGCTGTGATTATATCCGATCAACGAATGCCCCAAATGAAGGGAACTGAGTTTCTAAGTAAGACAGTGCCTCAGTTTCCAGATACCCTAAGAATTATCCTTACAGGTTTTACTGATGTTCAAGACTTAGTAGAGGCGATTAATACAGGACAGGTTTATAAGTTTATCACCAAGCCTTGGGATCCAGGGCAATTGAAGGCAGTTGTCCAACAAGCAGCCCAAACTTACGATTTACTCAAGCAACGTACAGAAGAATTGCAACGTGCTCACGCTCAAATAGCACTACTGAGTGTTTTAGTGCAGGTTACTCAAGAATATACTTGTTTGGAAACAACTCTCAACTCCATTGCTAGGGCATTTGGTGAAAATTTTGCAACTCATAACTGTATATTGCAGTTAGTAAAGGGTAATACCTTGGCTGCAAATCAAGGAAGTTACAGTACGACAGGTAAAGTGAAAAACTGGCTCGCTCAAGATCCACTTACAATTGAGGCGATAAGCCCAAGGCTTGACGCACAGCGTATCGTTACTCACGAAATGCAAATCTCGCTCAATGTACTTAATGACGAAAAGTTGCTTGGTGTTGCTGACTACTGCGATAACAAAGTTCAAGCACATCTGGTTATTCCGATAACCTATTGCCAAGAAGTATTGGCAGTCTTATCACTACAGTGGCAAGAACCCCAGACTTTGAGCGAAGATGAACTTAAATTCCTTGATTTGTCTGCTGAAGTGATAGCGATCGCGCTGCGCGCAGTATCTGCTCATGATGAAGCTCCAGCAGGAAGCGCTACCATTGGCTATGAATGA
- a CDS encoding heme oxygenase (biliverdin-producing) — protein MSSNLATKLRVGTKKAHTMAENVGFVKCFLKGVVEKTSYRKLVANFYFIYSAMEEEMEKHANHPIISKINFPQLHRKETLEQDLTYYYGANWREQIRLSSAGEAYVQRIRELSEKEPELLVAHSYTRYLGDLSGGQILKGIAETAMNLSDGGTAFYEFDEIPDEKGFKAKYRQTLDELAIDDATADRIVDEANAAFGMNMKMFQELEGNLIKAVGIMLYNSITRRRTRGSTELATAE, from the coding sequence ATGAGCAGCAATTTAGCAACCAAATTACGTGTCGGAACCAAAAAAGCCCACACAATGGCAGAAAATGTTGGTTTTGTCAAGTGTTTTTTAAAAGGAGTCGTAGAAAAAACCTCCTATCGGAAGCTGGTAGCTAACTTCTACTTCATCTACTCAGCGATGGAAGAGGAGATGGAAAAGCACGCCAATCATCCGATTATTTCAAAAATCAATTTTCCTCAACTTCACCGTAAGGAAACTTTAGAGCAAGACCTCACCTATTACTATGGGGCAAACTGGCGCGAGCAAATCCGACTATCTTCGGCGGGTGAGGCTTATGTGCAGCGCATCCGGGAACTATCTGAAAAAGAACCAGAACTATTAGTTGCTCACTCCTACACCCGATACCTTGGTGACTTGTCTGGTGGACAGATTCTCAAAGGCATTGCTGAAACTGCGATGAACCTTTCTGACGGAGGAACCGCCTTCTATGAATTTGATGAGATTCCAGATGAGAAGGGGTTCAAAGCAAAATATCGCCAAACTTTGGATGAATTAGCTATAGATGATGCGACTGCTGATCGCATTGTCGATGAAGCAAACGCCGCCTTTGGCATGAACATGAAGATGTTCCAAGAGTTGGAAGGCAATCTCATTAAAGCTGTTGGAATCATGCTTTACAACAGCATCACACGTCGTCGTACACGCGGTAGTACCGAACTCGCAACTGCTGAGTAA
- a CDS encoding RuBisCO accumulation factor 1, protein MTDQPPNPQNSDNSEIAQELVRKLRQKQGTWVEWGIAIAQLQKLGYDPQAIFEGTGFEPIQQNQVVVGSQVYNSIEKVGASQAARSHYSTRGSDVLYELRLLTQEERAAAAELTFLHKLDIDEAREVAKAVKDFSRFGTLPEGFESHPGDAVAYHCWKLARQNSDLQERSRLIAKGLRFAHSQTARKQIEQLLTDFTVVPKRPAPLLPFYRLDSEEELPRMIPVVGELPITAQDFKAVPIVEGIEPFGMVKFAGEQAWVALPGWQILLSAEDPVVILCKSNSFPNQTQNSSQPVLVVVDRQEREWDSNSYFVVDNSGELDFQWFETAPEIPILGKIIVIVRPKKILDENVTKDFWQIDE, encoded by the coding sequence ATGACTGACCAACCACCCAATCCTCAAAATTCGGATAATAGTGAAATCGCACAAGAATTGGTGCGAAAGCTCAGACAAAAGCAAGGCACCTGGGTGGAATGGGGAATTGCGATCGCCCAACTGCAAAAACTTGGTTATGATCCCCAAGCCATATTTGAAGGAACTGGATTTGAGCCGATACAACAAAATCAAGTCGTTGTTGGCTCTCAAGTATACAATTCCATAGAAAAGGTTGGTGCATCTCAAGCAGCGCGATCGCATTACTCAACACGAGGTAGTGATGTTTTGTACGAACTACGCCTACTCACCCAAGAAGAACGCGCAGCAGCTGCAGAACTCACCTTCCTGCACAAACTTGACATTGATGAGGCGCGGGAAGTCGCCAAAGCAGTAAAGGATTTCTCTCGCTTTGGTACCCTACCAGAGGGGTTTGAAAGTCATCCGGGAGATGCTGTAGCATATCACTGTTGGAAACTCGCCCGCCAAAACTCAGACTTACAAGAACGCTCCCGCCTGATAGCAAAAGGTTTACGTTTCGCTCACTCACAAACAGCAAGGAAGCAAATCGAACAGTTATTAACAGATTTTACGGTAGTCCCCAAACGTCCTGCTCCCTTGTTGCCCTTTTATCGCCTGGACTCTGAGGAAGAATTACCGCGTATGATACCAGTTGTGGGTGAGTTGCCAATAACCGCACAAGATTTCAAAGCAGTACCCATAGTAGAAGGGATAGAACCATTTGGTATGGTCAAGTTTGCTGGAGAGCAAGCTTGGGTAGCGTTACCAGGTTGGCAGATTTTGTTGAGTGCAGAAGATCCAGTGGTGATTTTGTGCAAGAGCAATAGCTTTCCCAACCAAACACAAAATTCCTCACAACCTGTGTTAGTTGTTGTAGATCGGCAAGAGCGAGAATGGGACTCTAACAGTTACTTTGTTGTTGATAACTCTGGTGAATTAGATTTCCAATGGTTTGAAACAGCACCGGAAATTCCCATACTTGGGAAAATTATTGTGATTGTGCGACCAAAGAAGATTTTGGATGAAAATGTGACCAAGGACTTTTGGCAGATTGACGAGTGA